Within Bdellovibrionales bacterium, the genomic segment CATAGAAAATTCCTCCCTACTAACCATCAAATCATACGCACTCGACCTTTTTCAGGCCTACGGTGCTCTGGGGGTTCCTCACTACATCTGGAATATTGAGAAAAAACAATTTGATACGCGCCAAACTGCCGAGCCATCCTTGAAAAATGTCGGCTCCACAGAGGATCAAATACTGCGAGCTTCCATCAATGCGCAAGGCCAGTGGTCTCATTTGTCTCCGGCAAGTCGACAGAGAAAAAGTGCCACACTAAAGAGCTTTCTGAGATTTCTCTTTCGCGAAAACCTGACAACTCGTGACCTTTCCTCACAGATCGCTCTTCCGAGGATACCAAGAAAGATTCCCCATTTTATCTCCGTGGATGAGGTTATCACCGTGATCAAAGCAACTGCCACAGCTGACGAGAAGAAATCCGGGCCGGGCCTGACTCCATCTTCCAAAGTTCAGTCCCATCAAACAAGGACTCTCATCCTCCTTTTGTATGGCGGGGGGCTCAGGATTAGCGAAGCCTATCATCTTACCTGGTCAAACGTAAAGGTCGATCAAGGGACACTTCTGATCGCAGGTAAAGGGGGACGGGAAAGACAAGTGGCTATTCCCCGAATTGTAATGGAGGAGCTGAAGTCTCTCCCGCGCCTGGGAAAATACGTTTTTGGCGCAACTCCTCTTAGCACTCGCAAGGCTTACTCCCTTGTCAAAAAGGCCGGGATGAACGCAGGACTCATAAAAAGCCTAAATCCCCACGCCCTGAGACACAGTTATGCCACTCACCTGCTCAACGGCGGCATGGATATCCGAATTCTCCAGGACCTTCTGGGTCACCAATCGCTGAATACCACCGAAAAATATCTCCATGTTAGTCTGGAACAATTGGCCAGAACAATGGAAGCTCATCATCCTTTCGGTGAGGACCCAGAAGTTTAGAATAGAAGAGTGGAAATGAGCAGCTCAATAGCCGAGTCGAGGCCTTGAGTTCAAGCATTGAGCGCGCTCAAAAAATGCAAAGAGCTCAAAGAACTCAAAGAGTTGACAAAACACTCAACTCCATCTATGATAAGACAGACAAGGAACCCAAAATGAAGAAAAGAGCTGTATTTTTTGACCGTGATGGCACTCTTATCGTTGATAAATTATACTTGAATGATCCAGAACAAATTGAGTACCTACCAAAAGTTTTCGATAGCCTCAGAAAACTAAGAGACGCTGGATACGTTTTTTTTGTTGCAACTAATCAGAGCGGAGTTGCACGAGGCATTGTACAGATCGAAAAATTAAGAGAAATTCATCGCGTGATGCGGGCCGATTTCTCCCGGGAGGGAATTGATTTTCTCTCTTTTCATGATGCGCCCTACATGACTGACACTGACCACTTCATGAGAAAACCGAATCCGGGGATGCTTCTTGAAGGGGCAAGCTTCTACAATATTGATCTCGCGAGAAGTTGGATGGTTGGAGATCGCATGACCGACGTCGAAGCCGGTCATCGTGCGGGAACTCGATCTATTTTGCTTGGTGGCCTGGAGTCTCCATCTGAATCAGCTTATTCTCACCCTGAGGCTCATGTCTTCTCACTCTCTTGTGTTGCCGATGCCATTTTGAGGCATTCTTCGGGGAAACCTGCCTAGGGCGAAGAAGACCCTCCCTTCTTTTCTGATAATGTAAAAATAAATTCATGAAATGATTCATTCAGGGAACCCCATTTTAGTCCTCGACCAAATAGTCCGAATATCAGAGGTAGCCGCGCTTTAATGTTAAGATTTTCGAGGGAGGCCACATGGCTAAGTTTCCCATTAAGATACTCTGTCTCGTCTTTTTTGCGATTCACCTCTTACTTGGCGCAGAATCCAGAGCCGCCCAGGTTCATGGCATCCTCACCGTGGTTAAAGGAAATGTTTCAATAAAATCTGGAAAGACAGGAAAAGACGAAAAAGCAAAGATTGGGATGAAGGTATTCCCTAAAGACTCCATACTAACTCAAGCCGATTCTCGGGCCAAGATTGTGATGGTAGACAAAAATGAAATTAATGTGTCTCCCAGCTCAAACATTGTTATCGATAGCTACGAATTCGATCCCGCCAAAGACAACAAGAAAGTCTTAATAGATGTTATCTATGGAAAAGTTCGTGCGAAGGTCGAGCAAAAATATGACGGCGAGAACAATAAGTTTCAGGTAAAAACGCCCTCTGCCGTAGCGGGAGTTCGAGGAACTGACTTCTTTACTTCATTTAATCAAGTCACGAACTCCTCAAAGGTTGTTACCTTCAAAGGAGAAGTCGCTTTTGGACTTCCAGGACCAGGAGGAACTATTCTCAATCCTGTTTCCGTGAGGGTTGGCGAGTTCACGGCGAACACAGGAAACAATCCGCCAGCTCCTGCGGTGCCAATGCCCAAGGCAGAACTTGCTCAGTTTGACAAGGAGACAAAGGCAGATGCTCCTGACAGAGAGAAACAAGCTGGGCCTGGCGGAGGGAGCAACCAGCCAGAAAAGGATAAGAAGGACCAACAGAAAAAAGACGAAGGCGGAAACAAGGGCCAAGGCAGTGATCAAAAGAAGGACGAAGGTGGGAACAAAAGCCCAGACAGTGATCAAAAAAAGGACCAAGGCGGGAACAAAGGCCAAGGCAATAATAAAGAAGGCCGTGGCAATGATGGCCCCAGAAATGAACAAGGTGAAAAGGGATCTGAACAATCAAAAAATGAGCCTGGCAGCAACCCAAAAAATGGCACTGGTGCCGCCAGAGGCCCAGACGCTCGACCGGATGGAACATCGGGTCCTTCCGGACCAGGGTCAGGCCCTGGGTCAGGTCCTGAATTTGCCGGTGGACCTCCAACTCCAGGCATGGGTGGGGATCCAAAGCGCGACCCATCTGGAATGATGCCGATGCCCATGGAAGGCACTGGGATGATGAGGCCTGAAGACTTTGCCTCAGCACCAAACATGCCTGCTTTTGTTGGGATGATGCCACCTCCGCCCATGATGCCATTCATGCCACCTCCAATGCCTGGATCAAATATCATTTGTGAGTTCTGCCGTGAGGTCATTCAGGATGGGGCAACGCGCCTGTTTATCCGTGTGACCCAAGGTTCGCAATGAAATGTGCACAGAGGTAGAATTGCCCTTAGGGGCAGGTAAAGTACCAAGACTGAATTTTTAGCCCTGCCTTCGACGAGCAAATCAATTCCCCTTCCCTAAAGGAGGGGTTTTCCTCTTTAATTCTCTCAGTCCTTTCTCAGAAGGCCAACCTCAGATAAAATTTGATGGTAAATCCCACTCCTTTTTTAACAACTCTACCTGGGAGAGCAGCGGTGAACAGTCAAAAATTGATTCGATTTTGTTTGGGGCTTGGTCTGATGACTGGCTTTTTCTGTTTTGAGAGCCGAGCTGCAGAAAAGGAAAATCCGCCATCCCCAGTTAAGTCACCGCAAGCGCCTTCCTCCCCTCCAAATTCAAAAGCTCAAAATCTGAGGATTTATTACGCTTCCTCTACTTGGAACCAAAGCAGCACTGTCCCAGACTCTGCCTTCTTGTTTTTCCGCGATGCAAAGACCGGAAAAGTGGCAAAAATTGTGATCGAAGAGACCGAACCAGATTCAAGCACGTTTCGGGGCAATTTTTCTATCAGTTGGACCTCAATTGAATCTCTTGATCCAGAGGTCTACATCCCTCCTGAAGGGATGCGAGAAGATTCGAAGGATACCTTGGCTAAGTTTTACCAATTGCTAAACAGCAAAAAAGCAGCGAGCAAGCCCCTGGTCTTTCGCACATCGCCAGAAGGACAACAAATTCTTGATGTTTATGACACTCCAGAACAGGCCCAACAGGCAAAAGAAGCCTTTGAACGTGAGGCTGAGCTGGCTCGTCAAGCTGAAGCCACGAAAAAAGCTTTGTCCAAGCCCATACCCGATAAGGCTGCCATTGAAGCCAGCAAAATGGCCGAACGACAGACTGCCCTCGATCTGCTGGCTCAGGAAGGCGCAAAACGGGAGGCAGACAGAGTTCGCCTGGAGCAAATTGAAAAACAAAGGACAGAAGAGAGAATGAGACAACAAAAATTGCTCAGCGAACAGGAGAGAGAGAAGCGCCTTGAAAAGGCAAAGCAATTTGCAGAAGCAGCTCTCGATTCCTATCGATTAGGTCAATTCATACCGGCTGAGGAAAATTTTCGCAAATCGGTAGAATTGGATCCCGAAAACAAGGCCTACTACTTTAAATATGCGATTACTCTCTATCGAAATGAAAAGTTCAATGAAGCCCTGGTTGTGATGAACCTCGCAAAAACTTCTACAGATCTTGATCTCGAAAAAGAATACTACATGGGTTTGATTCACTTTCGTCTCAAGGAGCTTGATTCGGCTCTTAAGAAATTTGCTCAGGTCCAACAAGCAAATCATCCTGAATTGTCGGTGAGCGCCGGATTCTATCGCGGAGTGATCCTGTTTAACCAAGAAAAATTTGAGGAGGCAAAACTCCCATTTGAATGGGTCATTGATCATTCAAATGACTCTTCTTTGGACAGTCGATCCGAGGAATATCTTGAAAAAATCGCCCAATTGATAGTTTATAAAAAAAATCAGGCCAAAAGGTTTCTGTTCAATGCCACGATTGGAGCCATGTACGACAGCAATGTCTTGCTGGCTCCAGACAACGTGAGTTCCCAGGGGTCAACAACAGAAGAGGCCGACTATCGCTCAATTGCTAGCGGAGGAGTTGAATACAGAATTCTAAATGGAAAAATCCATGAATTCTCAGGCAAATTGGCTTCGTCCTACATACGCTCCTCGAAAAGTGATCTCTCCATCGCCGATCCCTGGCAAAATACAATCACTCTTCCCTACGTTTACAAGGGCATGCTTGCAGGAAAGGGATACCGCCTGACAGTAACGCCAGGTTATGAAGCTCTCAATATGTCAGTTGAAACAGATGGTCCCCAGGAGAATATTCTCAATTCCATGATTATGACCGTCGACAATACATTCATCATGAGTGAACAATGGCATGCTTCTTACATTTTGGATGCCCGCCAAGATGATTCCCTCTTGGATAGTTCGACTGGTGATGCCGATGCCGATGCAACTAAGCTCTCACTCAAGACCTCTCAAACCTTCTTCAAAGACAAAACACTTCGAAAAGCTGTCATCCTCAACCTTGGCTTAGTCAACAATGCAGCAGCGGGAAAAGATAAAACATATTTGCGGGTAGAGGGGGGCGCGACCTACGTGGCACCGGCCCGAAAAGACGATTCGTGGAATCTCGGCCTCGCTGTCTACAACCTCAACTACCCCGATGCCTCGAGTTTGCGAAAAGACACCAATATGTCTCTCACCGCTGGATATGGACACCCCTTCAATGAATGGGCCCTCGGTAACCTCAGTTTCAACTACACGAACAACCAGTCAAACGTCTCCACAAACCAATACAGTAAATTCTCAGTCATGGCGACCGGCACGTTCAATTGGGGTTGGTGAACCTGAATCCTGAATCCTGAATCCTGAATCTTGAAGTAAGCTCACTGAAAATAAGCTTCCAAAAAGTGACGAGCCTCGCGTTTGACAAGGAGAAACTCCTCCTCGTTCAAATTGATCTGTTCATGATCTCGAATCGAGAACCCAATGAGAAAGGCTCCTTCGCCCTGACGATCAAGAACACCTTGTTGGTGTAGGAGTTTGAGCTCAAAGAGGAGCTTTAAGTACCTCGTCTTTTGCGAAGACTGAAGCGCATGGAGACTATTGCCAAGTAAATCAAACAACTCACAATTATCTGAAATGGCCTCTTTTGAAACTTTAGAGACCAACTGCAAAAGATAAATTCCCATTTCAAGACGATCATAATCTGCGCGGATTCCATTGAAACACTCAACCAAGTGAGCCTCTTCTAACCAATGAAGAGCATCCTGATCATCAAATGAATGTCTCTCTCGATAACTCATCTGAACGTAATTGAGGGGCTCCAGAACTCCGCCCCAAATCGTCGACGGCTCCGCATGGCACCCTTAGCCATCAAGTTCACGCGACACCCATCACGATTCAGAGCGTGCACGATTAAGTTGGACTCTCCCTGCTTAATAGTACGTAAAATGATCGCCCGCTCATTTTTCAAGCCGAAGTGGCCTCATCTAGAATTTTTGGCCTCTTTCTCTGAGCGTAAATAAATGCTCCAATCAGACTCCAAGAGAGGGTGCCAATCTGAAAAACGGTAATGACTGTCTGTCCCACCGTGGTCTCACTCCCGGTAAACATACGAAATAAAACCAAGAAAGCCACTTGGCCCACACCAATTCCGGCAGGGCTGATCGGCAAAGCCATGACGATAAATCCCAGGGGAACCGCAAAAAAATAGGTTGCGAGAGGTACGCTCTCGCCCAGAGCGAATCCAATGTAAGCCATATATCCTATCGCAATCATCTGTCCTATGAGACTGATCGCGACTGTCAGAATCACCGTCCTGAGGTTCTTACCATAGGAATGCAGTGCCTCATAAAATCTGTTCAGAAAATCTCCTCCCGGCAATCCCTGACTCCAACGAAGCAGGGGATTTTTGGTTTTCACCGTAGAGGATAAAATCAATCCCAACACAATTGTCATTAGCAAGATCAGCAACAGACTCGAAAAAAAGATGTTTCGCAAAGCCATTCGGTGCCACACATTTTCGAAATTTAACAACATGGTGATAACAGCCAGAAGAATCATCGCGTAAAGTCCCACGATTCTGTCCATCATCACTGTTGTTGCCGCAGCCATCCTTCGTTTTGGGTGATCTTGAGCCACATAGTAGGCTTTGACCACATCTCCCCCGACCGCCCCGGGCACGGCAAAATTAAAAAAAAGTCCCACCAAAGTGAGAGGAAAAGTAACGACAAAGCTAGCCGGCAACTCCTGCGAGGCGAGCAACAATGACCAGCGATAATTGTTGATATAGATATTTAAAAAAAGCAAAGTTAAGGCGATGCAAACATGCACGGGAGTGAGAAGCTGACCTAAGGAGGAAAGATCAAG encodes:
- a CDS encoding tyrosine-type recombinase/integrase, encoding MSKVVILPIYTAHFLKNLHFIENSSLLTIKSYALDLFQAYGALGVPHYIWNIEKKQFDTRQTAEPSLKNVGSTEDQILRASINAQGQWSHLSPASRQRKSATLKSFLRFLFRENLTTRDLSSQIALPRIPRKIPHFISVDEVITVIKATATADEKKSGPGLTPSSKVQSHQTRTLILLLYGGGLRISEAYHLTWSNVKVDQGTLLIAGKGGRERQVAIPRIVMEELKSLPRLGKYVFGATPLSTRKAYSLVKKAGMNAGLIKSLNPHALRHSYATHLLNGGMDIRILQDLLGHQSLNTTEKYLHVSLEQLARTMEAHHPFGEDPEV
- a CDS encoding HAD family hydrolase — translated: MQRAQRTQRVDKTLNSIYDKTDKEPKMKKRAVFFDRDGTLIVDKLYLNDPEQIEYLPKVFDSLRKLRDAGYVFFVATNQSGVARGIVQIEKLREIHRVMRADFSREGIDFLSFHDAPYMTDTDHFMRKPNPGMLLEGASFYNIDLARSWMVGDRMTDVEAGHRAGTRSILLGGLESPSESAYSHPEAHVFSLSCVADAILRHSSGKPA
- a CDS encoding FecR domain-containing protein — its product is MAKFPIKILCLVFFAIHLLLGAESRAAQVHGILTVVKGNVSIKSGKTGKDEKAKIGMKVFPKDSILTQADSRAKIVMVDKNEINVSPSSNIVIDSYEFDPAKDNKKVLIDVIYGKVRAKVEQKYDGENNKFQVKTPSAVAGVRGTDFFTSFNQVTNSSKVVTFKGEVAFGLPGPGGTILNPVSVRVGEFTANTGNNPPAPAVPMPKAELAQFDKETKADAPDREKQAGPGGGSNQPEKDKKDQQKKDEGGNKGQGSDQKKDEGGNKSPDSDQKKDQGGNKGQGNNKEGRGNDGPRNEQGEKGSEQSKNEPGSNPKNGTGAARGPDARPDGTSGPSGPGSGPGSGPEFAGGPPTPGMGGDPKRDPSGMMPMPMEGTGMMRPEDFASAPNMPAFVGMMPPPPMMPFMPPPMPGSNIICEFCREVIQDGATRLFIRVTQGSQ
- a CDS encoding DNA repair protein RecO C-terminal domain-containing protein; amino-acid sequence: MSYRERHSFDDQDALHWLEEAHLVECFNGIRADYDRLEMGIYLLQLVSKVSKEAISDNCELFDLLGNSLHALQSSQKTRYLKLLFELKLLHQQGVLDRQGEGAFLIGFSIRDHEQINLNEEEFLLVKREARHFLEAYFQ
- a CDS encoding recombination protein O N-terminal domain-containing protein, with the protein product MKNERAIILRTIKQGESNLIVHALNRDGCRVNLMAKGAMRSRRRFGAEFWSPSITFR
- a CDS encoding flippase-like domain-containing protein, translating into METQTKAFLTKLLKFGVAVGLIAWMINKGLLDLSSLGQLLTPVHVCIALTLLFLNIYINNYRWSLLLASQELPASFVVTFPLTLVGLFFNFAVPGAVGGDVVKAYYVAQDHPKRRMAAATTVMMDRIVGLYAMILLAVITMLLNFENVWHRMALRNIFFSSLLLILLMTIVLGLILSSTVKTKNPLLRWSQGLPGGDFLNRFYEALHSYGKNLRTVILTVAISLIGQMIAIGYMAYIGFALGESVPLATYFFAVPLGFIVMALPISPAGIGVGQVAFLVLFRMFTGSETTVGQTVITVFQIGTLSWSLIGAFIYAQRKRPKILDEATSA